From Glycine max cultivar Williams 82 chromosome 11, Glycine_max_v4.0, whole genome shotgun sequence, the proteins below share one genomic window:
- the LOC100796181 gene encoding uncharacterized protein, whose protein sequence is MAFIARVCLLFLLLTSVVTCKEQPLMRDLNSNHNIDEHHYQGANPKYDPRISRPPRLGNRKMQINEEDYPGPGPNPIHYPFSPHPPPLDD, encoded by the exons ATGGCTTTCATCGCTCGGGTGTGCTTGCTCTTTCTTTTGCTCACCTCTGTAGTCACCTGCAAGGAACAACCTTTGATGA GGGACCTAAATAGCAACCACAACATAGACGAACATCACTATCAAGGGGCCAATCCAAAATACGATCCTCGCATTTCTCGTCCACCACGTCTAG GGAACCGAAAGATGCAGATCAATGAAGAAGATTATCCCGGACCAGGGCCTAACCCTATACATTATCCTTTCTCCCCTCATCCTCCCCCACTTGATGATTGA